A stretch of Ciconia boyciana chromosome 18, ASM3463844v1, whole genome shotgun sequence DNA encodes these proteins:
- the SNAPC4 gene encoding snRNA-activating protein complex subunit 4 isoform X2, translated as MSRWPGPAGACRPPGAEAALSSAALDLNAEREKIRREIEELERSLEPGGAGIEVAVSDSSLSSGTDDGEDDDSDSRAEMEMEREDDSSDDDIESSLPQDPETCLQMNHVYQEVIQEKIEEVELLIAQNKEQQKEILCELGGPKIAKAGDGRNLPANTFLGHFMKPYFKDKTTGIGPPSNEDAKEKAAQGIKSFEQLLSTKWKSREKTLLQKSVVSDRLQRLLQPKLLKMSYWNQKLEKVKTEMEKQILEKQIKEVEQEIEAINQLPESDLLGNRFDEHDWEKISNIHFDGQRSSEELRKFWQNWEHPSINKKEWTEEEIERLKKIAAKHGYLDWQTIAQELGTNRTPFQCLQKYQIYNKDLKRKEWTKAEDQMLLELVQEMRVGSHIPYKKIAYYMEGRDSAQLIYRWTKSVDPSLKKGPWTPEEDAMLLAAVKKYGERDWYKIRTEVPGRSDAQCRDRYLKALHCDVKKGKWSLEEEEQLIELVQKHGLGHWSKIASELPHRTGSQCLSKWKLMIGSKKRSRPTKRRHVQESSSSSESSSEDIELDLADSSEEETTSKEECEFPSIDLWIPTRTDMQESNKGRYQTPSLFSPASADAKTSSSEVPSATCDGDKDRVANKSSELNTLLRGIARPHSTDVIVKNPIEVINKASRCGKQVLRVTLENVRRVLRNNTCFQRKLQSKILKPSATVLTKISGVGQKLQGLQNITEKTYRQERERLRKMNLDRKLLMAVTPWVGNVLLPCTFQTGKMAFHQTKADSIQEKIKSVSLVSTPLFALFIQLFQIDTNGCMKIIRERRLRQSELLRANAKRPQQASQNMDTSSGNSSQSCTERNSRRGIPRNAVRRPVALKARETSAAVFESSTPAMQGALPAQVQRQKPKTVSELLREKRLRESRAKKAMQRTVFVAPQMLVAGPLIIQHPPQQIVPSAQAGNKPAAVGCTNSQVQCAPAALPAFTSVAGSTSAAIALENHSSSVPETAESPGSSQGTELQSNKELKGQASQSNAEGGVFPGINPAAAEKAPHQGGCNGQVLAGSPASVVLQNQAFVPHQITVVPVGIESGTNKLSLSTPVTCELNSNGPQQRPVNLLPALVTPQTGSHLIPNSILPFTWVVTPQALLPTAVQTVVGVPQGLPAAAVRSQCQTTVTSNGNVSGLGVPPVPAGANTPHPSSAEKKAPSAQLAEGVPLGKTANHSTILLPMTSASPGCTTSSVSSATPASSDGFSKASDSSAAQTALPPDAPALHAVLLPQTQLPASTQGSDSQCASNLTSLGKSHDSITTNGSSTSPSIITKGIVLQPGDPVPHNNVPRNSDCFAAQALKNRPIASKPPTMQPADGPPQPTTSSAEKNLLDFSLISLEDEGLVKEWLNGKQGVQVPSLQTRLPYLPPFLCNLKTLSKLLLQKAALEEQAACLLPSDASQEEGTGVDLHAIRELVQQKLGDNPAYLLLKARFLAAFTLPAVLATLPPPKVTTTLSASRKQYEETDEEEWQSEKEMSEEESCGNELTGVRLDWTVGDEPGDKDADLLNQGMGAEENAARSVLDSCTDVTDASAPQIRRSARFRKRRRM; from the exons ATGTCCCGCtggccgggcccggccggggcttGCCGCCCCCCCGGCGCTGAGGCCGCGCTGTCCTCCGCGGCCCTCGACCTGAACGCGGAGCGGGAGAAGATCCGGCGGGAGATCGAGGAGCTGGAGCGGAGCCTggagcccggcggggccggcatCGAGGTGGCGGTCTCCGACTCCAGCCTCAGCTCTGGCACGG ATGATGGTGAAGACGATGACTCAGATTCTCGTGCTGAAATg gaaatggaaagagaagatgacAGTAGTGACGATGATATTGAAAGCAGTCTGCCACAGGATCCAGAAACATGTCTGCAGATGAACCACGTGTACCAGGAAGTTATCCAGGAAAAGATTGAGGAAGTCGAGCTTCTCATtgcacaaaacaaagaacagcag AAGGAAATCCTGTGCGAGCTTGGTGGTCCAAAAATAGCAAAGGCAGGAGATGGTAGAAATCTaccagcaaatacatttttgggtCATTTTATGAAGCCATACTTTAAGGATAAAACAACAGGAATT GGCCCTCCTTCCAATGAAGATGccaaggaaaaagcagctcagGGCATAAAATCCTTTGAGCAACTGCTTTCAACAAAAT ggaaaagcagagagaagacatTATTGCAGAAATCAGTCGTAAGTGACCGCTTGCAGCGCCTGCTTCAACCAAAGTTACTGAA GATGAGTTACTGGAatcagaaactggaaaaagtcAAGACTGAAATGGAGAAGCAGATCTTGGAAAAGCAAATCAAAGAAGTGGAGCAAGAAATAGAGGCAATTAA CCAACTCCCAGAAAGTGACTTGTTAGGGAACAGATTCGATGAGCATGACTGGGAGAAAATTTCAAACATCCAC tTTGATGGACAGCGTAGTTCAGAAGAACTGAGGAAGTTTTGGCAAAATTGGGAGCATCCAAGCATCAACAAAAAGGAATGGACTGAGGAGGAAATAGAGAGGCTAAAGAAGATAGCTGCTAAACACGGTTATCTGGACTGGCAAACTATagcccaggagctgggg ACAAACAGGACACCTTTCCAGTGCTTGCAGAAGTATCAAATCTATAACAAagatttgaaaaggaaagaatggaCTAAAGCTGAAGATCAGATGCTTTTAGAGCTTGTTCAAGAGATGAGAGTAGGAAGTCATATCCCATACAAGAAAA TTGCTTATTACATGGAAGGAAGAGATTCTGCTCAGCTGATTTACCGATGGACAAAGAGTGTGGACCCCAGTTTGAAGAAAGGACCCTGGACACCAGAGGAAGATGCT ATGCTGTTGGCTGCAGTTAAGAAGTATGGAGAGCGTGACTGGTATAAAATTCGGACAGAAGTGCCAGGGAGGAGCGATGCTCAGTGCAGAGATCG gtaCTTAAAAGCATTGCACTGTGATGTAAAGAAAGGCAAGTGGAGTttagaggaagaggagcagctaATTGAACTGGTTCAGAAGCATGGCCTGG GTCATTGGAGTAAAATAGCTTCCGAATTGCCACATCGGACGGGCTCCCAATGTCTAAGCAAGTGGAAACTCATGATTGGGTCTAAG AAAAGATCTAGGCCAACAAAACGCCGACACGTGCAAGAGAGTTCCAGCTCTTCAGAGAGTAGCAGTGAAGACATAGAACTGGACTTAGCAGACAGTTCAGAGGAGGAGACAACAAGCAAGGAAGAGTGTGAATTTCCCAGCATTGATTTGTGGATACCAACACGGACAGATATGCAGGAGTCAAACAAAGGAAGATACCAAACTCCatccctcttctctcctgcGAGTGCTGACGCAAAGACCAGTAGCAGTGAAGTTCCAAGTGCAACATGTGATGGAGACAAGGACAGAGTTGCCAATAAATCATCAGAGTTGAACACCCTCCTGAGGGGCATTGCGCGTCCACATTCAACGGACGTCATTGTGAAGAATCCAATAGAAGTAATCAACAAG GCTTCCAGATGTGGAAAGCAAGTGCTACGAGTTACCCTGGAGAATGTGAGAAGAGTATTAAGAAATAACACGTGCTTTCAGAGGAAACTT CAATCAAAGATACTAAAACCTTCTGCCACCgttttaacaaaaatatctggAGTTGGCCAGAAGCTTCAAGGGCTGCAGAACATCACGGAGAAAACTTATCGTCAAGAGAGAGAGCGTTTGAGAAAAATGAACCTTGACAGAAAGCTTCTAATGGCAGTGACACCTTGGGTGGGCAACGTACTACTGCCTTGCACCTTCCAAACTGGGAAGATGGCTTTTCATCAGACAAAAG CTGATTCTATTCAAGAGAAGATTAAGTCGGTCAGCCTCGTGAGCACTCCTCTGTTTGCGCTTTTCATTCAG CTCTTTCAGATTGATACCAATGGCTGCATGAAGATTATTCGTGAGAGAAGGCTAAGGCAGTCAGAGCTTCTTAGGGCTAATGCAAAAAGGCCTCAGCAG GCTTCCCAAAATATGGACACTTCTTCAG GCAATTCATCACAATCTTGTACTGAGAGGAACTCCCGAAGGGGCATACCAAGGAATGCTGTCAGGAGACCTGTTGCCTTAAAAGCAAGGGAGACTTCCGCTGCTGTCTTTGAGAGCAGCACTCCTGCCATGCAGGGAGCTCTTCCAGCCCAAGTACAAAGGCAGAAGCCTAAAACTGTCTCAGAATTACTGAGAGAGAAGCGGCTAAGAGAATCCCGGGCTAAGAAAGCTATGCAGAGGACAGTATTTGTTGCCCCACAGATGCTGGTTGCAGGACCTCTGATAATCCAGCACCCACCACAGCAAATTGTTCCTTCTGCACAAGCAGGGAACAAACCTGCAGCAGTTGGTTGTACAAATAGCCAAGTACAGTGTGCACCAGCTGCTTTGCCAGCATTTACTTCTGTTGCAGGTTCAACTTCTGCTGCGATTGCGCTTGAAAACCATTCCTCATCAGTGCCAGAAACTGCGGAAAGCCCTGGTTCCTCACAAGGGACAGAACTACAATCCAATAAGGAACTAAAAGGGCAAGCTTCGCAAAGTAACGCTGAAGGAGGCGTTTTTCCAGGCATAaatccagctgcagcagagaaggcCCCACATCAGGGAGGGTGCAATGGTCAGGTCCTAGCTGGTAGTCCAGCTTCAGTAGTGTTGCAAAATCAAGCTTTTGTGCCACATCAGATTACAGTGGTGCCTGTTGGCATCGAGTCTGGCACCAACAAATTGTCTCTTTCCACACCAGTTACCTGTGAGCTGAATAGTAACGGGCCACAACAGAGGCCAGTCAATCTATTGCCTGCTCTTGTAACTCCACAAACTGGTTCGCATTTGATTCCCAACAGCATACTGCCTTTCACGTGGGTCGTAACGCCACAGGCTTTGCTTCCCACTGCTGTACAAACTGTGGTGGGTGTTCCCCAAGgactgccagctgctgctgtgagaaGTCAGTGTCAGACAACTGTGACTTCCAATGGCAATGTCTCTGGCTTAGGAGTGCCTCCGGTACCAGCTGGAGCAAATACGCCTCACCCCAGCagtgcagagaagaaagcaccAAGTGCCCAGTTAGCAGAAGGAGTACCTTTGGGAAAGACAGCTAACCATTCCACAATTCTCTTACCTATGACCTCAGCGAGTCCTGGATGCACCACATCCAGCGTTTCTTCTGCAACGCCTGCAAGTTCAGATGGCTTCTCCAAGGCTTCTGACTCCTCTGCAGCTCAGACTGCTCTTCCACCTGATGCACCAGCCCTGCACGCTGTGCTGCTGCCCCAAACGCAGCTGCCTGCAAGCACTCAAGGGTCTGATTCCCAATGTGCGTCAAATCTCACTAGCTTGGGAAAGAGCCATGACTCCATTACAACAAATGGATCATCTACCAGTCCAAGCATCATCACAAAAGGGATTGTGCTCCAGCCGGGAGATCCAGTTCCCCATAACAATGTCCCAAGGAACTCTGATTGCTTTGCTGCACAAGCATTGAAAAATAGACCTATTGCCTCCAAACCTCCGACTATGCAGCCTGCTGACGGTCCACCCCAGCCAACCACTTCCAGTGCAGAAAAGAATCTACTTGACTTTAGCCTGATTTCCCTTGAAGACGAGGGGCTAGTGAAGGAGTGGCTGAATGGGAAACAAGGTGTCCAGGTACCATCACTGCAAACCAGGTTGCCTTATTTGCCACCTTTTCTGTGCAACTTAAAAACCCTCTCGAAGCTACTTCTGCAGAAGGCGGCTCTAGAAGAGCAAGCAGCATGTCTTCTGCCTTCTGATGCCAGTCAGGAGGAGGGCACTGGGGTTGATTTGCACGCTATCAGAGAACTGGTGCAGCAGAAACTTGGTGATAACCCTGCTTACCTCCTACTGAAAGCCAGATTCCTAGCAGCTTTTACACTCCCAGCTGTACTAGCaactctccctcccccaaaagTGACAACAACTCTGTCAGCCAGCAGGAAGCAATATGAAGAGACTGACGAAGAGGAGTGGCAGAGTGAGAAGGAAATGTCTGAGGAAGAGAGTTGTGGGAATGAATTAACAGGTGTACGGTTGGATTGGACAGTTGGTGATGAGCCTGGAGACAAAGATGCTGATTTACTAAATCAG GGCATGGGAGCCGAAGAGAATGCTGCACGATCTGTCTTGGACTCCTGCACTGATGTGACTGATGCCAGTGCTCCTCAAATCAGGAGAAGTGCCCGcttcaggaaaaggaggaggatgtgA